The window AGCTGTGTGTGCTGGGCTTCGTGCTGTTCTTCGCCTGTTATGGGCAGTTCGAGTCTGGGCTCAGCGCGTACGGCGTGGAGGCCGCGGGGATCTCTACGTCGGCGCTCGGGACCGCTCTTGCCGCGAACACGGCGATGATCGTCGTGGCGCAGTTCGCGGTGCTGAAGTTCGTGGAGCGGCGGCGTCGGTCTCGGGTGATCGCTGCGGTTGGGCTGATCTGGGCTGTGGCGTGGGTTGCGGCGGGGTATGCCGGGCTTGGGCATGGCAGCCAGGAGATGGCCACGGCGGCGTTCGTCTCGACGTATGCGCTGTTCGGGCTTGGTGAGGCGATGCTGTCGCCGACGGTTGCGCCGCTGGTGGCGGACCTGGCGCCCTCTGGGATGGCGGGGCAGTACAACTCGGCGTTCGCCCTGGTGAAGCAGCTGGCTCTCGCGGTTGGTCCGGCGGTGGGGGGTCCGATGGGGGCGGCGCTGCATGCGCCGTACATCGTGACGTTCTTCCTGTTCTCGCTGGGCATCACGGTCCTGGCGCTACGTCTGGGCCGCCACCTGACCCCCGAGCAGAACCAGCCGGCGCTGGCGAAGAGCCGGGTGGTGGCAACGGGTGCCACAGCCCCGGCGCGGGTACACGCCTGAATTTCCTCGCCCCCGCCGCCCCTACCCGTCCCATCCCAGGGAGCTCTGCCCCCTGGACCCCCGCTCCTCAAACGCCGGAGGGGCTGAAAATCAGCCCCTCCGGCGTTTGAGGACGAGGCCCCTTCAGCGGCGGGGGCGGAAACAGCCCGGCGTTCTGGCTTACGCGCGTGGCAAGGCGAACTCGCACCACACTGCCTTGCCGCCGCCCGGCGTCCGGCGGGAGCCCCAGGACGAGGCGATTGTCGCGACGATGGCGATGCCTCGGCCCGATTCGTCGGCCGGGTCGGCGCGGCGGCGGAGCGGAAGGTGGTCGTCTCCGTCCGTGACCTCGACGATCAGGCGGCGGTCGGTTCGGCGTAGGCGTAGGCGCATGGGCGGGGTGCCGTGTTGGAGAGAGTTCGCGACCAGCTCGCTTGCCGCCAGCACGCCCAAGTCGTGCAAGTCCGTCGGGAACCGCCAACTCGTCAGCACGCCGGAGGCGAACGCACGCGCGCGTGGCGCCGCTTCCACGCCGCCGAGCAGTTCCAGGGCGGCGTTGCGGAACAGGTCGCCGTCCGGGCCGGTGCGGGCCGGGTGCTGCAGGACCAGGACCGCCACGTCGTCGTCGTGGTCCGCCGTGACGCCCGCCGAGCGGACCAGGCGGTCGCAGATGACCTGGGGGGTGCCGGTGGCGCCCGCCAACGCCCGCTCCAGGGACGCGATGCCCTCGTCCAGGTCCTCGTTCCGGCGCTCCACGAGGCCGTCCGTGTAGAGGACCGCCGTGGAGCCGGGGCTCAGCGGGATCGAGCCCGACGCGTGCATCCAGCCGCCCGTGCCCAGCGGCGGCCCTGTCGGCTCGTCGGCGCGCAGCACCGTGCCGCTCTCGTCGCGCACCAGGATCGGCAGATGCCCGGCGGAGGCGTACACCAGGCGGCCCTCGTTCGGGTCGTGGACGGCGTAGACGCAGGTCGCGATCTGGTTGGCGTCGATCTCGGTCGCGAGGCCGTCCAGCAGTTGCAGTACCTCGTGCGGGGGAAGGTCCAGACGGGCGTACGCGCGGACCGCCGTACGGAGTTGGCCCATCACCGCGGCTGCCCGCACCCCCCGCCCCATCACGTCCCCGATCACCAGCGCCGTACGACCGCCGCCGAGGGTGATGACGTCGTACCAGTCGCCGCCGACCGCGGCCTCCGTGCCGCCGGGCTGGTAGGTCGCCGCGATGCGCAGGTCGTCCGGCTGTTCGAGTTCCTGGGGGAGCAGTGATCTCTGGAGGGTGACCGCGGTCTCGCGCTGGCGGCGTTCGCTGGCGCGCAGCCGCTCGGCGGCCTCGGCGTGGTCGGTGACGTCGGCGGCGAAGACCAGGACGCCTCCGTCGCCTTCGGCGACCGGGGTGCAGGTGAAGGTGTAGGAGCGGCCGTCGGGGGCCTTGCGGGACTTGACCGTACGGGGCTTGCCGCTGCGCAGGACCTGGTCGAGGAGTGGGAGCAGGCCCAGTTCGTCCAGCTCCGGCAGGGCCTCGCGGGCCGGTTCGCCGAGCGGGCGGACGCCGAAGGCCGTGGCGTAGGCGTCGTTGACGTAGGCGAGGCGGTGGTCGGTGCCGTGGACCAGGGCGACGAGGGCCGGCACGCGGTCCAGCACTTCGCGTACCGGCAGTTCGTCGAGGGCGGGGACGGGCGGGGCCTCGTCGGTGAGCTGTTCGGCTCTGGCCGCGGGGACGGAGCCCGCGCTCTCGCCGCGCCGCTCCGCGGGGACCGCGTGTTCGGTCCGCGCTGCGGCGCGGCGCTGCGTTCCGGGGAGCCGGGCGCTCCAGCGCGTGAAGTTCACGAATCCTTGCCTCGTGTCGTCGTCTTCGGCCAGCTCCGGACCCGGCCGGGGCGGAGAGTCGCCCGTCGGAGGGCGGCCGGCGTCGGGGGTCAGTCTGGCAGTGTGGCGGACCGGGCCGACATCCGTCAGACGCCCGCCCGGGCGGTGGAGTTCCTGGGTCCGGTCAGGACGACCCCTTCGGGTCGTTGTCGGTGTCGACAGGAGGCTTTCCACCGGCCGCGAGTTCGAACTCCGCTCGGGGATGTTCGAGCGATCCGAGGGAGACGATCTCCCTCTTGAAGAGCCCCGACAGCGTCCATTCGGCCAGGACACGGGCCTTGCGGTTGAAGGTGGGCACCCTGCTGAGGTGGTAGACGCGGTGCATGAACCAGGCAGGGTAGCCCTTCAGCTTGCGCCCGTAGACGTGTGCGACACCTTTGTGCAACCCGAGTGAGGCCACCGAGCCGACGTACTTGTGGGAGTACGTCTGAAGCGGCTCGCCGCGCAGGGAGTGCGCGATGTTGTCGCCCAGGACCTTCGCCTGGCGCAGCGCGTGCTGGGCGTTGGGGGCGGTCTCGGTGCCGGGCCGCTCGGCGGTGACGTCGGGGACGGCGGCGGCGTCTCCCGCGGCCCACGCGTGCGTGGCGCCGTCGATCGTCAGCTCGGCGGTGCATTTCAGCCGTCCGCGCTCGGTACGCGGGAGGTCGGTGGCGGCGACCAGGGGGTGCGGTTTGACGCCGGCCGTCCACACGACCGTACGGGTCGGGAAGCGGGCGCCGTCGCTGAGCTGCGCTATGCGGTCGGCGCAGGAATCCAGGCGGGTGTTGAGCCGTACGTCGATATTGCGGCGGCGCAGTTGGGTGACCGTGTAGCGGCCCATCTCCTCGCCGACCTCGGGGAGGATGCGGTCCGAGGCCTCGACGAGGATCCATTTCATGTCCTCGGGGCGGACGTTGTGGTAGTAGCGCGCGGCGTAGCGGGCCATGTCCTCCAGTTCGGCGAGCGCCTCGACGCCCGCGTAGCCGCCGCCGACGAAGACGAAGGTGAGGGCCGCGTCGCGGATCGCGGGGTCGCGGGTGGAGGAGGCGATGTCCATCTGCTCGATGACGTGGTTGCGCAGTCCGATGGCCTCTTCGACCGTCTTGAAACCGATGCCGTGGTCGGCGAGTCCGGGGACGGGCAGGGTGCGGGAGACCGAGCCGGGGGCGAGGACGAGTTCGTCGTAGGAGAGCTGCTCGGTGCCGGTGCCCTCCTCCTCGGTGGCGAGGGTGGTGAGGGTCGCGGTGCGCTTCGCGTGGTCGATGGCGCGGACCTCGCCGATGACGACCCGGCAGCGGTCGAGAACGCGGCGCAGCGGTACGACGACATGGCGGGGGGAGATCGAACCGGCCGCCGCCTCGGGAAGGAACGGTTGATAGGTCATGTACGGGTCGGGTGAGACGACCGTGACCTCGACTTCTCCGCGTTTGAGTTCTGGTTTCAACTTTCTTTGGAGTCGCAGGGCCGTGTACATCCCGACGTAGCCGCCGCCGACAACGAGAATGCGCGCACGTTCCTTCACCATCCCATGACGCACCGGGCGCTTGAGTTTGTCCACAGCCTCGGCAATTTGTGTGACCACAAGCCATCGCGCCACCGGGTTGGCCGAATTACCGGAGTGCGGGGAAGGTCCGCAGGTCAACGGGTGTGCGCCGGGGGGTCGCAGGGGGTGCAATCGGGACGTATACGACCCGTACGCCGATCGGGGGGCGCTCCGTGCGGAACGTGCCCCTTCTGAATTGACTCCCTCTCAACTATGTTCGTGTGTCGACGGGGTGTAGGGGGATGCGCTCGTCGGGCTCAACGGGTTCGCGACGGGCGGGCTCGGGTCCGTGCATGTTCCACAACGCTCCGGCGATCAATGGCGGGGAAGTCTCCGGGGGGAGACGTCATTACCGGGGGAACGCTTATGCATGTTCAGGACTCTCATTGGTCGTCCACGTCCGCCATCACACCCGGTGGCGGAGCGATGGGCGGGGCGATGGGTGGAGCCATGAATGCGGCGGGGAACGGACGCGACAGTTCGCGGACGACACCGCTGCGGGTGGACGCACAGCGCAATCTGGAGCACGTACTGCGTGCGGCGCGCGAGGTCTTCGGCGAGCTGGGATACGGCGCGCCGATGGAGGACGTGGCGCGGCGCGCGCGGGTCGGCGTCGGGACGGTGTACCGGCGCTTCCCGAGCAAGGACGTCCTGGTGCGCCGGATAGCCGAGGAGGAGACCTCCCGGCTGACCGATCAGGCCCGGGCGGCGCTCGGGCAGGAGGACGAGCCGTGGTCGGCGCTCTCGCGCTTCCTGCGCACCTCGGTGGCGTCCGGCGCCGGGCGGCTGCTGCCGCCGCAGGTGCTGCGCGTCGGGGTTGCGGAGGAGCACGCGGACGGCGCGGGGTTCGACGAGGCGCGGGTGCCGCAGCAGCGGATGCAGCCGGGCTCGGGCGAACTGCGGCTGGTGCCGGGGGAGACTCCGGCGGGTCCGGCCGTGTCCGCCGAGGACGACGCCGGGGCTTCGGCGCTGCTGGAGGTCGTGGGGCAACTCGTCGAGCGGGCACGGGAGGCCGGTGAACTGCGGGCCGATGTGTCGGTGGCGGACGTCCTGCTGGTGATCGCGACGGCGGCGCCCTCGCTGCCGGACGCGGCGCAGCAGGCCGCGGCTTCGGCACGGCTGCTGGACATCCTGCTGGAGGGGCTTCGCTCGCGGCCGTCGTGATGCAGCGCGGTGACGTGTGACCCGAAAAGGTGACGAGGAGGCGTGGGCGCCGGGCGCTCTCGCCTCGGGAACACTCGTAGAACATTTCGGGAATTCCGGGCGGTTGCTCAACTGTCGCTCCGGGAACGTCATTTGAACCTTCCCCGTATGGGTGATGGCTAGTACTGCCTCGCGTGAAGTCCCCACGGATGAGTGGATGCCCCCTCCTGCCGGTTACTGACCAAAATTCGATATGGCACTCTGACCCGGTGTTCGGGACTGGTTGGGCTGGCGGCGGGGGCTTTCCGCGATGAGCGTTGACGGGCGGGACGGGTCACTCGGTGACGGTGACGCGGAGGGCGGCGGCCCGGCCTCGCCTCATGTGCCGAGTCAGGGCGGACGGGCGGACCTGCCGCAGGGCGGTGACCCCACGGTGGCCCCGATCCCGGCGCAGGGCGGCGAGCCCGTGGAGGGCAGCGTCCCCGCGCAGCGGGACCGGCGCGAGGACAGCGTCCTGCCGCCACCCAGGAATCTTCCGCCGTCGGACGCCGATCTGATCGGGCGGATGCGCTCGGGCGACGACTCGGCCTACGAGGAGCTCTTCCGTCGGCACGCCGACGCCGTCCGCCGGTACTCCCGCACCTGCTGCCGTGACGGCCACACCGCCGACGACCTCACCGCCGAGGTCTTCGCCCGCATGCTCCAGGCGGTCCGCGGCGGTTCGGGCCCCGAGCACGCCGTACGCGCCTATCTGCTCACCTCCGTCCGGCGCGTCGCCGCCACCTGGACGAAGTCCGCGAAGCGGGAGCAACTGGTCGACGACTTCGCGGTGTTCGCCTCCCAGGCCGCGCGGGTGTCCGAGGTGTCCGACGACGACACTCTCGACCTGGGCGCGGATGTGCGCGCGATGCATGAGGCCGAGCAGTCGATGGCCATGCAGGCCTTCCGGTCGCTGCCGGAGCGCTGGCAGGCCGTGCTCTGGCACACCGAGGTCGAGGACGAGTCGCCCAGCGAGGTCGCCACGCTCTTCGGGCTCGACGCCAACGGCACGCGCGTGCTCGCCAGCCGCGCCCGCGAGGGCCTCAAGCAGGCTTACCTCCAGGCCCATGTCAGCGTCACCCTCGCCACCGACGAGGAGTGCGCCCGCTACGCCGACCGGCTCGGCGCCTACGCCCGCGGCAGCCTGCGCACCCGTGCCGAACGCGGCCTGCGCAAGCACCTGGAGGAGTGCGCGAAGTGCCGGCTGGCCGCGGGCCAGATCAAGGAAGTCGCCAGCGGTATCCCGGCGGTCGTGCCGGTCGCGGTCATCGGTTGGTTCGGCGCCGCCGGGTACGCCAAGGTCGCCGCGCTCATCGCCGGTGGCACCGGAGCGGGTGCCGCGGGTGCGGCGGGCGCTGCCGCCGCGGCGGGCGGTTCCTCCTCCGGCGGGGCGAGTGCCGGTGGCGGGGCGGCGGCCTCCGAGGGTCTCGGCGCGCCGGTGAAGGCCGGTATCGCCGCCGGTGTGGTCGCCGTGGCCGCCGCCGCGGTGGCGCTCGCGCTGGTCGGCAACGACGATCCGGCGCCGAAGCCGGACGCCAAACCGCCGGTGTCCTCCCCTGCCCCCGTCGTCGAGGAGTCCCCGACTCCCAGGCCCCCGAAGAAGCAGCCGCAGCCGGCCCCGCCCGTCTTCGCCCCCGACCCGACCCCGACGCCCACCCCCACACCCAGCCCGACCCCCACCCCGAAGCCGACGCCGAAGCCCACACCGACGCCGACCCCGACCCCGACGCCCACACCGACTCCCACCCCGACACCGACGCCGACGCCTCCGCCCGCTCCGGCCGAGTACCAGTGGAGCGAGCTGGCGTACAACGTCAACGGCGACGGCACCGAGCCCGAGATGCGGCTCGGCGAGAGCAGTTGGGTGTGGCAGCGCTACGGCGTGTCGATCGATGGCACGCAGTACGCCCACGGGGTGACGGTGCACGGCGAGTCCTCCGTCACCATCGACCTCAACCGGGAGTGCACCTCCTACCGGGCCCTGGTCGGCGTCGACGACATGAATCTGATGCTGGGCAAGTTCTACTTCTCCGTGTACGCCGACGGGGTACGACTGTGGCGGTCCGGGATGATCAAGGGTGGTGACCCGGCGGTCCCCGTCTCGGTCAACATCGCGGGGCGCGAGACCGTACGGCTGGTGGTGGAACCGCACAGCCACTTCGACAAGATCCTTCTCGCGGACTGGGCGGAGTCGAAGTTCACCTGCTCCTAGCGGCCCCGGCGGGGTGGTCACCGACGGCCCCGGCGAGTTCGCCCAGGACGTCGTCCACCGTCAGGGCGGCGCCCCGGGCCCGCTCCGCGGCCAGGCGGTCGGCGGGCAGGGCCGCTTCGGCGAGGGCCTCGATGCGCTCGGCCTCGGCGCACTCCGGCGTCGGGCGTGGCAGGCCCGCGCGCCAGTGGTCGGAGGCGGCGAGCAGGCGGAGCGCACGCGGCAGGTCGTCGAGCCGGGCGAGCAGCATCGCCGTACTGTCCGCGAACGCCGCCCTGACCGCCTCCGCACACCGTTGGTCCACGGCCTCGCGCAGCGCACGGGCCAGGATCGGCAGTCCGTGTTCCGGGCCGGACTCCTCGGCCGTGACGAGGCCGTGGATCAGGTCGAGGCCCGCGAGGAACTGCGGCGGTGGTGTACCGCGCTCGCATGCCGCCCGTGCCGCCTCGTAGTGCTCGCGCGCGCCGGCGATGTCC of the Streptomyces sp. NBC_00287 genome contains:
- a CDS encoding MFS transporter; its protein translation is MGAAMRRIHVGNALSAFGLGFTVPYLYVYVAQVRGLGAVTAGLVLAVFAVAALVVLPFAGRAIVRRGPLPVLLAALVTAALGALSLGLAGNATAVLLSAAALGAGQAVMQPALATMIVDVSTAETRSRAFAMQFFLQNLGLGVGGLIGGHLVDTTRVSSFTLLFAIEAAMFLLLVVVMATVRMPHSPRIGDAPASAKGGWKQLLGNRAMVQLCVLGFVLFFACYGQFESGLSAYGVEAAGISTSALGTALAANTAMIVVAQFAVLKFVERRRRSRVIAAVGLIWAVAWVAAGYAGLGHGSQEMATAAFVSTYALFGLGEAMLSPTVAPLVADLAPSGMAGQYNSAFALVKQLALAVGPAVGGPMGAALHAPYIVTFFLFSLGITVLALRLGRHLTPEQNQPALAKSRVVATGATAPARVHA
- a CDS encoding ATP-binding SpoIIE family protein phosphatase, which encodes MNFTRWSARLPGTQRRAAARTEHAVPAERRGESAGSVPAARAEQLTDEAPPVPALDELPVREVLDRVPALVALVHGTDHRLAYVNDAYATAFGVRPLGEPAREALPELDELGLLPLLDQVLRSGKPRTVKSRKAPDGRSYTFTCTPVAEGDGGVLVFAADVTDHAEAAERLRASERRQRETAVTLQRSLLPQELEQPDDLRIAATYQPGGTEAAVGGDWYDVITLGGGRTALVIGDVMGRGVRAAAVMGQLRTAVRAYARLDLPPHEVLQLLDGLATEIDANQIATCVYAVHDPNEGRLVYASAGHLPILVRDESGTVLRADEPTGPPLGTGGWMHASGSIPLSPGSTAVLYTDGLVERRNEDLDEGIASLERALAGATGTPQVICDRLVRSAGVTADHDDDVAVLVLQHPARTGPDGDLFRNAALELLGGVEAAPRARAFASGVLTSWRFPTDLHDLGVLAASELVANSLQHGTPPMRLRLRRTDRRLIVEVTDGDDHLPLRRRADPADESGRGIAIVATIASSWGSRRTPGGGKAVWCEFALPRA
- a CDS encoding NAD(P)/FAD-dependent oxidoreductase, producing MVKERARILVVGGGYVGMYTALRLQRKLKPELKRGEVEVTVVSPDPYMTYQPFLPEAAAGSISPRHVVVPLRRVLDRCRVVIGEVRAIDHAKRTATLTTLATEEEGTGTEQLSYDELVLAPGSVSRTLPVPGLADHGIGFKTVEEAIGLRNHVIEQMDIASSTRDPAIRDAALTFVFVGGGYAGVEALAELEDMARYAARYYHNVRPEDMKWILVEASDRILPEVGEEMGRYTVTQLRRRNIDVRLNTRLDSCADRIAQLSDGARFPTRTVVWTAGVKPHPLVAATDLPRTERGRLKCTAELTIDGATHAWAAGDAAAVPDVTAERPGTETAPNAQHALRQAKVLGDNIAHSLRGEPLQTYSHKYVGSVASLGLHKGVAHVYGRKLKGYPAWFMHRVYHLSRVPTFNRKARVLAEWTLSGLFKREIVSLGSLEHPRAEFELAAGGKPPVDTDNDPKGSS
- a CDS encoding TetR/AcrR family transcriptional regulator — its product is MHVQDSHWSSTSAITPGGGAMGGAMGGAMNAAGNGRDSSRTTPLRVDAQRNLEHVLRAAREVFGELGYGAPMEDVARRARVGVGTVYRRFPSKDVLVRRIAEEETSRLTDQARAALGQEDEPWSALSRFLRTSVASGAGRLLPPQVLRVGVAEEHADGAGFDEARVPQQRMQPGSGELRLVPGETPAGPAVSAEDDAGASALLEVVGQLVERAREAGELRADVSVADVLLVIATAAPSLPDAAQQAAASARLLDILLEGLRSRPS
- a CDS encoding sigma-70 family RNA polymerase sigma factor; the encoded protein is MSVDGRDGSLGDGDAEGGGPASPHVPSQGGRADLPQGGDPTVAPIPAQGGEPVEGSVPAQRDRREDSVLPPPRNLPPSDADLIGRMRSGDDSAYEELFRRHADAVRRYSRTCCRDGHTADDLTAEVFARMLQAVRGGSGPEHAVRAYLLTSVRRVAATWTKSAKREQLVDDFAVFASQAARVSEVSDDDTLDLGADVRAMHEAEQSMAMQAFRSLPERWQAVLWHTEVEDESPSEVATLFGLDANGTRVLASRAREGLKQAYLQAHVSVTLATDEECARYADRLGAYARGSLRTRAERGLRKHLEECAKCRLAAGQIKEVASGIPAVVPVAVIGWFGAAGYAKVAALIAGGTGAGAAGAAGAAAAAGGSSSGGASAGGGAAASEGLGAPVKAGIAAGVVAVAAAAVALALVGNDDPAPKPDAKPPVSSPAPVVEESPTPRPPKKQPQPAPPVFAPDPTPTPTPTPSPTPTPKPTPKPTPTPTPTPTPTPTPTPTPTPTPPPAPAEYQWSELAYNVNGDGTEPEMRLGESSWVWQRYGVSIDGTQYAHGVTVHGESSVTIDLNRECTSYRALVGVDDMNLMLGKFYFSVYADGVRLWRSGMIKGGDPAVPVSVNIAGRETVRLVVEPHSHFDKILLADWAESKFTCS